Within Xanthomonas oryzae pv. oryzae, the genomic segment GCAGCGTGCCGAGGTGCCGGGCGGCGAGCTCACACTGCGCCTGGGCTATCGCCCGCCACTGGATCTGCCGGCGATGCTGGCCTTCTTGCAGCGCCGTGCGATCCCGGGGATCGAGCAGGTCGATGCCAGCGGCGACCGTCGCGTGACCGGCCCGCCGGGCAAGGCCAGCGTGATCGGCGTCAGCGCGGCGCCGCAGCGCGCGGAACTCCTGCTGCGCATCGGGGCGACCGACCCACGCCAGATTCCGCAGAGCGTGCGGCGCGTGCGACGGCTGTTCGATCTGGATGCGGACTTGCAAGCCGTGCCCGCGACGCTTGCGCCCGACCCACTGCTGGCCGAGGCAATCGCACGCCGACCAGGCCTGCGCGTGCCCGGTGGTTGGGACGGCTTCGAGGTGGCGGTACGTGCGGTGCTGGGCCAGCAGATCAGTGCCGCCGGCACGGCGACCTTGGCGGCGCGGCTGGTGGACCCTCATGGCGGCCATCATGCCGACATGCCACCTGGACTGGATCGCAGTTTCCCCACGCCCGACCAGCTGGCCGACGCGCCACTGGAACAACTCGGGCTACCGCGTGCGGGCGCCGCCACGCTGCGTGCGCTGGCATCGGCTTGCGCACAAGGCCAGCTGCACTGCGGTGCCGGGCAGCGTCTGCCCGACTTCCTCGCCGCCTGCACCGCGCTACCCGGAATCGGGCCGTGGACCGCGCATTACCTGGCCATGCGTGCGTTGTCGCATCCCGATGCGTTTCCGGCTGGCGATTTGATCCTGCAGCAGGTGCTCGGCGCCCCCGAGCGCCTGAGCGCGCGCGCCACCGATGCACGTTCGCAAGCGTGGCGACCGTGG encodes:
- a CDS encoding DNA-3-methyladenine glycosylase 2 family protein, which gives rise to MQIATPDRTQCDRARLARDARFDGLFLTAVRSTGIYCRPVCPAPPPKPANVSDYPTAAAASAAGYRPCLRCRPELSPQAQQHLGEESVQRALAMIADGALQEQPVQTLSDAVGLSARQLQQQFVQQLGATPIQVHGTHRLLLAKQLLTETALPVTEVALAAGFNSLRRFNAAFLQGCGMPPSALRKQRAEVPGGELTLRLGYRPPLDLPAMLAFLQRRAIPGIEQVDASGDRRVTGPPGKASVIGVSAAPQRAELLLRIGATDPRQIPQSVRRVRRLFDLDADLQAVPATLAPDPLLAEAIARRPGLRVPGGWDGFEVAVRAVLGQQISAAGTATLAARLVDPHGGHHADMPPGLDRSFPTPDQLADAPLEQLGLPRAGAATLRALASACAQGQLHCGAGQRLPDFLAACTALPGIGPWTAHYLAMRALSHPDAFPAGDLILQQVLGAPERLSARATDARSQAWRPWCAYAVLHLWHLANDRKDTRA